The sequence below is a genomic window from Daphnia pulicaria isolate SC F1-1A chromosome 6, SC_F0-13Bv2, whole genome shotgun sequence.
TACTTCTGAATCAATATCggatatattttcatttttattgcagCGTCGTCTCAAAATAGCGAAATTTTGGCAACGTCCTATTTTGACAGATAATCAGAGGGGGAGTGGGAAATGgaataatattaatattgacaactgattaaagaaaaatagttcTCGCTAATGGTGATGTGATTCgggttcattttattttctattagtATACagtttaaaatgacgataacAATGATCTCAAAATTGCTCAGCATGGCTATTGTGCTGTGTACTCTTTTCGTTATTTACGGATTTATGTCCAAGTTAAGCTTGACGTTTTTAGGCTTCACTTCAACGAAGCTAACAAGCCTTTCAGGGCCTCCTGTACACCAGTGGAACTTGGAGAACGCTACACTATTTCTTCCAGGAATAACGAATCGACTTTATCGCCAAGAAGTTTACAGTAGAGCAACAAGACATCACAATCGACATCTCCATGGCCCAAAAAAGTACCATGTCACAAGAAAACAGCAACAAATTAATCACAGTTTTAGAAGAGTGTGCTACTACACAGTACCTACAGATGAATGGCCCGATCTTCGTCCTAGCCACATTGATGTATCCCTCTGCACTCATATCATTATCGGTTTTGCACAAATTTCTGGTGGATTGCTGACTCCCATAGGTGACAAAGATGAATTCATTTACAAAGAAGTCATTGGATTGAAGAAAACAGCCCCAGAGTTGAAAGTCTTGCTCTCTGTGGGCGGAGCCAGCAATGATTTAGGATTCCACGGTGTTGTTCAAACACTTGAAGATCGCGAAGAGTTTGCTGTGAATTCAGCCaagtatttgaaaaaaatcggaTTCGATGGAATCGACGTTGATTGGGAATTCCCCGCTTGGTACAGGCCATTCGAAGAGAGATTTATGTTTCAAATGTTGCTGCAAGAACTTTACTACGTTTACAAGAATCCTGTCTATAATCTCACGATATCAGTCGCTGTGGCCGCTTCGAAATCAATTATAGATCGAAGCTATCGTGTGGCTCAAATGGCGAAATACGTTGATTTTGTATCCTTGATGGGTTACGACTTTCACTCATTCAAATGGTACCTTCCTCTAACGGGTCATAACTCACCGCTCTACCCTCGCTCAGATGAATGGAACATGTTTAGCACCGTCAATTTAAACTGGACCTCATTTTATTGGGTTCAGCTGGGAATGCCCAGAGAGAAAATAGTTATAGGATTACCGACTTACGGACAAACATATCAGTGAGTAAATGATCTGTTCTATTTCAAAATCTCCGAAATCCCATAATGATTTACATGCTTCATCTTTACAGGTTATACAATCCGAATTTCCATGGTCTCTACGCCCCTGCAATAGGTGCTGGCACCGTAGGTATTGGTGGGCAGATCTCATATCCAGTTGTGTGCCAATTTCTTGCCAACGGTGGAATCAGAGAGTTTGACGCAGAAAGCAGGGTTCCCTTCGCATATCATAAAAGAACCTGGATCTCATACGACGATGAACAAAGTTTAGAAGAAAAGGTAACTAGCTAgaatcatttttttccttaaataagtagtatttgttattattaaaatGAAACGCTTTTTTCTTGTAGGCAAGGTGGATTAGGAGTAATTACTTCGGTGGTGTTATGATCTTCGATCTCAACTGTGACGATTTCAACAACGTTTGTGGAAACAACACGTTTCCCTTGATCAAATCAGTACTACGTGGATTAACAGCATAAAGAATTATTGACGATGGCGATATCCAATTATCCATGTCTCACTCAACACATCAATCAACCACTTTATAAAGCTATTTGCGTATTTATTAGATCCCATTTTTTGGCGTATTGAATACCCTAGTCACATCCTACAAATATCACTATATATCACTAGTccacaaattaatttaatcgCAAATAAGTTTACGGTAATACCTCAAAATccattgaaaatgtttgtaACCAAGACGTTCCTAGGAGGGCAACTGTAGAACTAAATGTACGCACTGATGGCAATAGAAATCGCTAATCTTAatattatttgattgaaactattatgattttattttaaccgTGGATcttggcccaatggataaggcgcctgcctacggagcaggagattccagagGTTCGATCTCTGGCAGGTTCAAATTTTGCCTGTTTTAAAGGGCATCCACAAACTTTAAAATGGAATTTAgcttttgaaaagaaaggcGATTTtcaggacgtgtggcccaatggataaggcgcctgcctacggagcaggagattccaggttcgatccctggcacgtttAAATTTTACCATTTCAGGAGCCACCACATACCATGAAATGGGTTCTTCAGTTTAAAAAAGCTGAAATTTCTaaggacgtgtggcccaatggataaggcgcctgcctacggagcaggagattccaggttcgatccctggcacgttcattTTGTTTCACCTGCTCTTATGTTatttaatgtttaaaaaatttaattttaatcatttaaattttattttttgcagaTTTAGAATTAGTAACATTAGATGCGTATTACATGTTTAagtaacaaataaataattgtcTTGTAGAGgctttatgtaaaaaaaaaacgcacg
It includes:
- the LOC124342705 gene encoding chitinase-3-like protein 2, with amino-acid sequence MTITMISKLLSMAIVLCTLFVIYGFMSKLSLTFLGFTSTKLTSLSGPPVHQWNLENATLFLPGITNRLYRQEVYSRATRHHNRHLHGPKKYHVTRKQQQINHSFRRVCYYTVPTDEWPDLRPSHIDVSLCTHIIIGFAQISGGLLTPIGDKDEFIYKEVIGLKKTAPELKVLLSVGGASNDLGFHGVVQTLEDREEFAVNSAKYLKKIGFDGIDVDWEFPAWYRPFEERFMFQMLLQELYYVYKNPVYNLTISVAVAASKSIIDRSYRVAQMAKYVDFVSLMGYDFHSFKWYLPLTGHNSPLYPRSDEWNMFSTVNLNWTSFYWVQLGMPREKIVIGLPTYGQTYQLYNPNFHGLYAPAIGAGTVGIGGQISYPVVCQFLANGGIREFDAESRVPFAYHKRTWISYDDEQSLEEKARWIRSNYFGGVMIFDLNCDDFNNVCGNNTFPLIKSVLRGLTA